The genomic DNA CGTTGTCGCGAGGTAATATTTCAACCCCATTAGCTCAAAATAATTAGCTCAAAACAGTTAGCTGAAACAATTAGCTCATGGTGATGCCGCTTGGCCAGTAAAGTGCCGGGAAATAGTGTGTTAGTTAAGTCAATATAGGCCTTAACGACACGCTGATTTAAATGAATTAAGTAATTAGCGGTTTAGCAACACCAAGACTCTAAGGTATAATGATCCACTAACCGTTTTGCAGCACATGTTTTTTGCTGCCAATTAAGGGTACAACATTGTGAGTCACGACTACACTATCGAATTAAAAGCGATGCCTTCGCTTTTGTCTTTGTATCGCAAAATCCTGTTTGGACGTAAACCGGGATGGGACCAACAACCGCTTCCCAATATTTATGTGCAAGCACAGAATGTGGTGTTGTCTCAAGATAAAACTCGCCAATATGCTGCCGTGTGTGGTTTTGAATACGATGGAGTGCTGTTGCCGCCAACGTATTTGTATGTCTGGGCATTTCGTTTACATGCGATGATCTTTACCCATAAAGCAGTTACATTTCCGTTACTTGGAATGATCCACTTAAAAAATAGTATCCGTATATTACGCCCGGTGCGAGTCGATGAAACATTGACAGTACAGTGTGAGCTCACTGCAAGTCGCACTACCGATGCAGGACTTGAGTTTGAGCTGGCGTCAAAGGTGTTTGTCGGTGAAGAGTTGGTATGGCAAGCATTATCAACTTATTTATATCGTATTGAGTCGACAGGGCGCCGCGCTCGCCCCCCAAAAGTCTCTGAGATGGCATGGGAAAACGTACAGCAATGGCGGTTAACTGATGACTTAGGTCGTCGTTATGCTAAAGCTTCTGGCGATTATAACTTAATCCATTTACACCCTTTGTTGTCAAAACGCTTTGGTTTTGAGCGAGTGTTGGCCCATGGTATGTGGTCTAAAGCGCGTGCGTTATCTCAGTTAATGACCTTTATTGGCGAGAGACCTTTTCAGGTTGATGTTGAATTTAAATTGCCGGTGTTTATGCCGTCGGATGTAACGTTTGCATTTGAAAGTATTGAGAACGGTAAACGTTTTGAAATGCGTGACGTCAAAGGTCGTCGATCGCATTTGCAGGGTAAAGTCACCTATTTATAAGCTGATAAACCTCAAATAGAGGGGATTAAGCGTAAGTGGTTATCAAATAACGATGATAAAAAAGCTCAGGTTAATTCCTGAGCTTTTTTTATGGCAGACTTAAGGTACCGAGTGGCCCATTGCCGCTTGCCAAATACTAAACCATTGTTGGCGGTCTAGCTGAATGTTAGCTGAATTTACCGCGCTGGTTATACGTTCTAGATTGCCACTGCCGATAATGGGAGCAGGGCGACTCGGATGCATACGAACCCAGGCGTAAATGACTTGGCTAATGTCTTGTGCGCCAACTTGCTGAGCAATATCGCGCAAAGTATTGCGAATTCGAAGTGCTTGAGGCGTGTTTGCTGAAAAGATCTCCCCACCGCCCAAGCAAGACCATGCCATTGGGGTTATGCGGTGTTGTTGACACTGATCAAGTACCCCATCATGCAAGCTTTGCATGGTTAAAGGCGATATTTCTACCTGATTGGTAATCAACGGAGCGTTGAGGCGTGATTGCAATAAATCAAATTGGCTGGTGGTAAAGTTAGACACACCAAAATGACTGACTTTACCTTGCGTATGCAATTGCTCAAAAGCTGCTGCAATCTCGTCTGCATTCATCAATGGATCAGGGCGATGGATGAGTAATACATCTAAGTGATCGGTTGTTAACTCGGTGAGTGAATTTTCTACACTTTTAATGATATGCGCTTTACTGGTGTCGTAATGATTAACATAACGGCCATCATAACCATCAAACGCTGGCTTAATACCGCACTTACTGATCAGCTGCATTTGCTGACGTAATGATGGTTTTAGGGTTAAAGCTTCACCAAACAGCGTTTCACATTGGTATATGCCGTATATATCGGCATGGTCCATACAGGTTACACCAAGCTCAAGATAATGTTCAATTAAGGCAAGTCGTTGCTGTGGTGACATATTCCAAGCATCAATACGCCAAAATCCGCCAATGAAATCTGAAAAGGTAAAGGTAGGTTGGCTCATAGTTTACTGTTTAACCTCAGCTCGGGATAATAAACGCTTATCAAACCGTTCTTTGCCCTGCTATCTGCGTTGCATTGACTTGCAATAGTCCGCTATTGGCGCAGTGACTAATACGTGTGGGCGCCTTGTTAGCAAAACAAATGGCAAGTTTGATGTGAAATGGATGAACTACGCTGATTTCTAACTATTTACCTCATCTCTTAACCTGAGTTGAGGCTATTTAATCATTGTTGAATCGCACTATAACAAAATGTATGACTAAATCAGACTGCATATGGATCTTGCTGATTTAGCCATAATTAACTTGGCAGCGAGTTACTTTTGATAAATATGCACATCGCGTTGTGGGAAGGGAATGCTAATACCTTCGGCATCAAAGCGTATTTTTACTTCGCGAGTGATGTCCCAGTAAACTTCCCAGTAATCATCGGGGGTAACCCAAGGCCTTACAATAAAGTCGACTGACGATTCGCCCAATGTGTGTAGTTTAACCATCGGTTCTGGATGCGCTTGTACTTTTGGATGTTGCTCGACAATACTTTTTAAAATGGTTTCAGCATGCTCAACATTGTCGCTGTAACTAATGCCAAAAGTCATGTCGACCCTGCGTTGATGCTCGGCGGTAATATTATTGATGGTGTCGCCCCAGATTTTATTATTAGGCACAATAAGCCGTTGATTATCTAATGTTTTAATTGTGGTTGATACTAAGCTCATGTGGCTGACGCGACCTGTGACATTAGCGGCATTGATTAAGTCACCAACATCAAATGGGCGATAAATTAAGATCATCATGCCAGAGGCGAAGTTTGACAATGTGTCTTGCAGTGCAAACCCGATAATCACCCCCGCAATACCAAAACCAGCGAGCAAGGGCCCAAGCTCAAACCCAAGCTGTGATAAGGCAATTAACAACCCTACAGCAAACACCACTTTACTGGACAGCGAGATAAAGAACTCTTGCAGCAATTGACTAAACTGTAATTTAGATGCTCGCACCGTTTTAGCGATAATTTTGGTGACAATTTTGGCCACTAGACTGGCCACAAATAGAATGAATAGAAAAACTACAATTTTAAACGTTAAACTGGGGCCATTATTAATCGTTTGATCTTTTATCACTTTAGCCCAACCTTGTAGCAAGTTAGATGCGACGCTAAAATTCAATACATCCTGGGTAATATCACCTGACACGCTAAACAATGTTTGTTTAAATTGCGCCACATCTTGGCCTAATGTTTCCAGTATTGCCGCTGAAACCGCTAAGGTAGAGCTGCTGTGCTCCAAGCGCTCTTTTAACGCCATCACATTGGCCTTTTGTTCGGGCGTAATGTCGACTCCAGCACTTGATGCTTCGGCAACGGATTTTTGTAATTTATGTTGAGTGTAATGCACCAAACTGTCGAATTGGTCGGCCCGTTCGAGCATAAATTCAGTCAATTTCTGCAGTTGAATACTGACATCCATATCCAGCGTTTCTGCCCATTGCAGTGTGGTTAGTTGCGCCTTAAGGTAATGGTCGCGTTCAAATTCACGTTGTGAAATAGCTAAGATAATTTTACTGTCATCTTCTTGGCTCACGCCAAGACGCATAGCCATAATTTGGTCGTCTAAGTAAGTCTCGACTTTCTCTAAAAAGGCCATTTGGCTTTGCACTAAGGCTACTAGGTATTGTTGGTCTGCGTCTGGTGCAGCAATTAACTGACCAATTTTGTCGTGTAATTCAGATGATTTATCGTTAATACGATACTCAGTAAATGCACGCTGTTCACCTTTTGTCTGCAGCAATAATAGGCTTTCTTGCTCGATAGTTTGTTGTAAGCGGCTTATTTTATCTTGAGTATTGGTTAGCTGACTCACGGCGACAATTGGAACCACGACATCTTGTTCAGCACGAAGAGATGGCGACGTAAACATTGCCAAGGTGAATAATAACGAAAGTAAAATCCGTAGCATATACCCGTGATCATTGAAAATGCTTGATTTTGTCCCAAATGGGATCATCATAGCCCCATGAAACAAATTACACTCTCGCCAGAACAAAAAGTAGCATTGGAAACTCGACATAAAAGCTCGAGTGATAGGCGTGAGTGTGATCGCATTAAAGCCATTTTACTACGCGATGAAAATTGGCCAACGCCAATGATTGCCCAAGCGTTACGTATTCACGAAACGACCGTAGTTCGATACATTGATGCCTATGCTCACGACCAAAAACTCACGTGTAATAGTGGCGGCTCCTTAAGTTATCTGAGTCAAGAGCAAACTGAACTATTGATTGCACACCTGTGTGAGGTGACCTACTTGCATAGCCATCAAATAGTCGCTTATATCTCAGAACAATTTCAGATTAAGTACACAGTGTCAGGCCTCAATAAATGGCTGCATAAACATCAGTTCAGCTATAAAAACCCTAAAGGGGTTCCTCACAAATTTGATGAAGACAAACAAACGGCTTTCATTGAATATTATGAGCAACTAAAATCCTCGTTAACCCCTGATGAACCGTTATTATTTATGGATGCGGTTCATCCGACCCAAGCCACAAAAATCACCGCTGGCTGGATAAAAAAAGGCGTTGATAAACCGATAGAAACGACGGGAAGCCGAACCCGTATTAACGTGGTTGGTGCAATCCGACTTGGTCACTTAACAGAAGCGGTCATTGAGCAATATAGCAAAACGGTTAACGGTGCATCCATCATCGATTTTTTAAACCAAATTAGAGCGCGTTACTCAACAAGTGGTGTTATCCATTTGGTGCTTGATGGCGCTGGATACCATCGAAATGCCTTAGTGGTTAAAGAGGCTAAAAATCTGAATATAACATTG from Shewanella psychromarinicola includes the following:
- a CDS encoding MaoC family dehydratase; this encodes MPSLLSLYRKILFGRKPGWDQQPLPNIYVQAQNVVLSQDKTRQYAAVCGFEYDGVLLPPTYLYVWAFRLHAMIFTHKAVTFPLLGMIHLKNSIRILRPVRVDETLTVQCELTASRTTDAGLEFELASKVFVGEELVWQALSTYLYRIESTGRRARPPKVSEMAWENVQQWRLTDDLGRRYAKASGDYNLIHLHPLLSKRFGFERVLAHGMWSKARALSQLMTFIGERPFQVDVEFKLPVFMPSDVTFAFESIENGKRFEMRDVKGRRSHLQGKVTYL
- a CDS encoding aldo/keto reductase, which translates into the protein MSQPTFTFSDFIGGFWRIDAWNMSPQQRLALIEHYLELGVTCMDHADIYGIYQCETLFGEALTLKPSLRQQMQLISKCGIKPAFDGYDGRYVNHYDTSKAHIIKSVENSLTELTTDHLDVLLIHRPDPLMNADEIAAAFEQLHTQGKVSHFGVSNFTTSQFDLLQSRLNAPLITNQVEISPLTMQSLHDGVLDQCQQHRITPMAWSCLGGGEIFSANTPQALRIRNTLRDIAQQVGAQDISQVIYAWVRMHPSRPAPIIGSGNLERITSAVNSANIQLDRQQWFSIWQAAMGHSVP
- a CDS encoding mechanosensitive ion channel family protein gives rise to the protein MLRILLSLLFTLAMFTSPSLRAEQDVVVPIVAVSQLTNTQDKISRLQQTIEQESLLLLQTKGEQRAFTEYRINDKSSELHDKIGQLIAAPDADQQYLVALVQSQMAFLEKVETYLDDQIMAMRLGVSQEDDSKIILAISQREFERDHYLKAQLTTLQWAETLDMDVSIQLQKLTEFMLERADQFDSLVHYTQHKLQKSVAEASSAGVDITPEQKANVMALKERLEHSSSTLAVSAAILETLGQDVAQFKQTLFSVSGDITQDVLNFSVASNLLQGWAKVIKDQTINNGPSLTFKIVVFLFILFVASLVAKIVTKIIAKTVRASKLQFSQLLQEFFISLSSKVVFAVGLLIALSQLGFELGPLLAGFGIAGVIIGFALQDTLSNFASGMMILIYRPFDVGDLINAANVTGRVSHMSLVSTTIKTLDNQRLIVPNNKIWGDTINNITAEHQRRVDMTFGISYSDNVEHAETILKSIVEQHPKVQAHPEPMVKLHTLGESSVDFIVRPWVTPDDYWEVYWDITREVKIRFDAEGISIPFPQRDVHIYQK
- a CDS encoding IS630 family transposase: MKQITLSPEQKVALETRHKSSSDRRECDRIKAILLRDENWPTPMIAQALRIHETTVVRYIDAYAHDQKLTCNSGGSLSYLSQEQTELLIAHLCEVTYLHSHQIVAYISEQFQIKYTVSGLNKWLHKHQFSYKNPKGVPHKFDEDKQTAFIEYYEQLKSSLTPDEPLLFMDAVHPTQATKITAGWIKKGVDKPIETTGSRTRINVVGAIRLGHLTEAVIEQYSKTVNGASIIDFLNQIRARYSTSGVIHLVLDGAGYHRNALVVKEAKNLNITLHYLPPYSPNLNPIERLWKVMNKHARNGQYFATTKEFRRKITDFFSITLPDIADTLGDTINDNFQKLKTAV